One window from the genome of Terriglobia bacterium encodes:
- a CDS encoding glycosyltransferase has protein sequence MACRAKGEIVLRVVWIVPGFSSDESDWCIPALLDLARAVARRCRLTIVAMRYPYRHDSYQVAGAAVRSIGGAHRGPLYTPALWRDTAAAVGAIGCDVLHAFWAYEPGLIAARFSSKWPVVISLAGGEVVHLPEIRYGLMGRLRTRVPICWALRRARVVTAGSPYLMEHAHRMLLLRTLRHLPLGVDLRRWPLTRHDFRLPMILNVGSLAPVKGQAVLLRAFGRVLRQIPEARLRIAGGGRELGRLDSLVQELEMSQSVELAGAVPHQELAVCYGQASMFVQASWHEAQGMALLEAAACGLPIAGTAVGALASLAPAAALGVPAGDEHGLATAMLRLLDHPDEAACLGRKAREMVEETYEVEMAANRLLELYHSLL, from the coding sequence ATGGCATGTCGAGCGAAGGGTGAAATCGTGCTGAGAGTTGTCTGGATCGTACCCGGCTTCAGCAGCGACGAGAGCGATTGGTGTATCCCGGCGCTGCTCGATCTGGCTCGGGCTGTTGCGCGACGCTGCCGGCTGACCATCGTGGCGATGCGTTATCCCTACCGGCATGATTCCTATCAAGTCGCCGGGGCGGCGGTCCGCAGCATCGGTGGTGCACATCGGGGCCCGCTATACACCCCGGCACTCTGGCGGGACACCGCCGCCGCCGTCGGAGCCATCGGTTGCGATGTTCTCCATGCCTTTTGGGCGTACGAACCCGGTCTGATCGCGGCACGGTTCAGTTCAAAGTGGCCGGTAGTCATCAGCCTCGCCGGCGGAGAAGTGGTGCACCTTCCCGAGATCCGGTATGGGCTGATGGGAAGACTTCGGACCAGAGTCCCGATATGCTGGGCTCTGCGCCGCGCGCGTGTGGTGACAGCAGGCTCCCCATACCTTATGGAACACGCGCACAGGATGCTCTTGCTGCGCACATTGCGTCATCTCCCGCTCGGGGTCGATCTGCGGCGGTGGCCGCTCACGCGCCACGATTTCAGGCTGCCGATGATACTCAATGTGGGCTCTCTTGCGCCTGTCAAGGGGCAGGCAGTCTTGCTCCGCGCCTTCGGCCGCGTACTCCGGCAGATTCCTGAGGCTCGGTTGCGTATTGCGGGAGGCGGCAGAGAATTGGGCAGGCTCGATAGCCTGGTGCAGGAGCTCGAAATGTCGCAGAGTGTCGAACTGGCGGGCGCAGTCCCCCACCAGGAATTGGCCGTCTGCTACGGCCAGGCCTCGATGTTCGTTCAAGCCTCCTGGCATGAGGCCCAGGGAATGGCGCTTCTGGAGGCAGCGGCTTGCGGGCTACCGATCGCAGGGACAGCAGTAGGCGCGCTGGCAAGCCTTGCACCGGCCGCAGCGCTTGGTGTCCCCGCCGGAGACGAACACGGTCTAGCGACAGCCATGCTGAGACTTCTGGATCATCCGGACGAAGCAGCTTGTCTGGGCCGGAAGGCCCGGGAAATGGTGGAAGAAACCTACGAAGTCGAGATGGCCGCCAATCGCCTCCTTGAGCTCTATCACTCCCTCTTGTAG